One Salvia splendens isolate huo1 chromosome 1, SspV2, whole genome shotgun sequence genomic window, TCACCTTTTCAATTTTCGTCCATAATTGAAAACTTAATAATtactttaaaaaatttcaaaaaatcatttttcaTCAATCCCCAAATGATTTACTACACTATAtgtgtattattattattattattattattattattattattattattattattattattattattattattattattattattattaacacACACATATTGACAAATGCGGCGGTACCATATGATTCATTTGAGTGCTATAATTATTATTGGTGAAATACTTAATTGTTAAATTAATACAcgatttcaattatttttctaattGTACGATTTGCAATAATTCATAGCCTTTCTTTCAAAATGTTGTAATAGgagtattaatattattaatattttacaaCGGTAAATTAAAAGGTGGCAAGATTATTGAAACGCTTCTAAACTGTGTTCAAATtgtaaatatataaaatcatatgtatataaatataataatattgaatgATACAAAAAGGACATTTACTTCCAAGATCTTAAAACCTACTCCATCCTTGAAAGAGATGGTTAAACTGTCCTATAGCAAGAGTGAACTCaagattttttttctcttgaaAAAAGTTGATTTCCAATTGCCATCTTTGACAAATTGACATTTGCAAAGGGACCATATGAATACGATAAGctaattaaatagtagtactccacTACTAGTATAACTTATGCATAGAAAATCCCATACTTCACAAATTTCATGGAAGATGACAGCCAAGAAATGGATTAActatttcaaaaattttacCTACACATGAATCATGATCATCTCAAATACCAATTCAAACCAATCCATACATGATCTTAAATTAAGTGTGAACTGGATTTTTGTTTTTCCAAATCAAGGCATGGCAAGAGATGAAATCCAAGGCCATGATTGGAAGAAAATGAGCCTCTAAACTTTGTCCATGGCTTTGCAAACAGCATGTGCAAAGGGGTGAAAGGACCACTTCTGCTGCAACGTCGAATTGCACCTGTACTCGCTTAGCCACATTATAAACACCACCTTTTCCTCCACACCACACACACTCACCTATGTTTGTTTCCTCTTTTTGAGGTGTTTTCCCATCTCCTCAGCCCCTCAACACAACTTGCATGCCCTAATCCAAGATTAGCCCCTCATCGGTGTCACAATTAGGTTTTCGAAgtgtttgtgttgtgtgtttttctaGTACTAGTATGTGTCTGTGTTTGTCACCAGAGGCACATGAATGGGcctaaatatatatatcaatcATACACTACTGTTCCCATCTCTGCTGGCCTAATTCAACTGTTCCAATCAAGCATGTATACATGTTACACATTTCAAGAACTCAACAAAAAATACCATGATCATGACTGGAAAACTTGAAATTAATGATGTCTTGATTAGGCTTGACAATTAAGATTGCACGTTTCTTGGTTTGTTCCTTCCTTTTGATTGATTTCAAGAATTCATGGTTGTCATGATGTATATACATGTGACTTGATGTTATCAGCCATATGCATATATGtggttttttttccttttttctttttttgacatGTAAATAGCACAACACATTCTATTGCAATAGATTCACCTGTTTTCACTCAAAAACACTAAATATACATGATTGCAAACGTTTGAGTTTGAATTCTACATCTCTTTTgattttagttactttttttttactccAAGTTATAATTTTGCTCTTCCATACACTATCATTGTCCATggacctctctctctctcatctcccAAAACAAAACACCAAAGTAGACTAGACAACTGGCAAGTTTGATTCCTACAGCAACATATGTATAAAATTAAGGCAAATGGATAGAGCCAACCAGAAATATAGTCAAGGGATTTGAGATTTTGAGAGTGATTTATTTGGTCTCACACAATTCCTatcattatactatataatattcCATCTCACACATACATCCATCTACACATCTTAACAAAGCAATCACTAGAGGAATAATGAACACATCCACTTCTGAGTGCAGCAGCGGCTGCGAATCCGGGTGGACTACGTACTTGGATCATCTATCCAACTCGACAAATCcgtacacacactacacacaccaAGACTACCAAGGCAAAGGAGCCAATTATGTGCATGATCATGATCAAGATCATGATCAAGAAGCTGATGAGGACCTTTCAATGGTCTCGGATGCCTCGTCCGGGCCTCCTCATTTACACGGTCCTCCTCCACCTCAGCCGGAAAGGAAGCAGAAAAGCAAgacaaaagagaagaagaacaagaagctGCAGCAACATAGCTTCTGCCTTGATGACACTGCCAGCTCCCCTTTCTTGCTGGTAATAAGTCCAACATCTTTTTatgtatcatttttttatttaattccaaaattttaattttccatTTGATTAATTTCAGGGCAATGCAGTTCCACCTGAAAATCAACATCACTCATTTTCCACAGCACAATTTGAGGTGCTTTGTTTGTTACttcacttctttttttttcttccctctttttttcacttgtttataaagattgtttttttaCAATGTTTAGGAAGAGAGAATGCCAAAAACTAAGATGGGATTCTTCAAATCCTCAGGTGGGAATTTgggttgatttttttattttattttatttatttatttatttttggtgaCATGAATTTTGTTAGTCTGATTTTGGCTTGTGCATATTTGCAGGCAGTTTGCAGGGAAGAAAAAGGCACTAACTGAGAAGCCAtgtggtttttttttctttcctctCTCTCTATGTCTATTTTGTGTTTCAATGTCTCTAGAAATCAATTCAAATAAAAAGGCTATGTTCTAGCTCtccttttctattttttctttaatagaattaattaatttctactTGGTTAGTATTTCCTGTCCATGCAGCAGGGAACAACTAGCTCTCATTAACGtaaaaaattaggaaaaaaaattgtaacaaaAATTGTTCCATTAGCTTCATGACTTGCACACGCATTACAATTTacacataagagcatccacaatggagaGCACGCGCTCGTCCGTCCGTCTGTACCAGCGTCGCGGCACcgttgtccgccgctgcgctcttgccgctggcacggcgctgctcgatgcatcgagcacgtccgtgccagcgagcagcgtACGTGGCAGCatgtgattggccaacggcatatccgttgaaaaatcatttttttttgttaaaaatcgaaaataataccaaaaaattaaaaaaatatattatcccaatcccaaaaaatgccgtttttttgcccgttttctgtattttttttattctcccccaaaatcatctataaatacacacattcatcatccatttttcacatcaaatcatctctcattcatctctcattcatctctcattcatatttttcatacaacttatctacactttcatctctcactcaaaacctcaaatggatttcatccatctcattgcggaagcggagcgtgaagaacaagaatactacgaataACAtagtgccgcttatgaagcatatgtcgcagcgaatacccccgcccctcctcctcaaccaactagatcaactcaccgctacatccatcgtgaccgggagggagcccacgaaaggctcgttgccgactattttgccgacccacccgccgcggtttccggaagattactttaggcgccgttttcacatgtcaaagcgcttgtttatgcgtattgtcaacacattgtccgcccgtgttgaattcttccaaacaggtccagatgcagccggtcggcaaagtctctcggcgttgcagaagtgtacgtgtgccatccgacaactcgctactgggcaaatggccgacctcttcgacgagtatttgcatgtcggtgagtccactggaatcctttgtcttaaaattttttgcgagggcgttcgtacagctttcggtgatgaattccttcaggcacccaccaccgatgattgccaacggctgcttcatcttcacgaatcattacatggctttcccggtatgcttgacAGCATTGACTGcttgcattggaggtggaagaattgcccgactgcttggagggggcaatacttaagcggccacaaaggcggcggcccaacacttatccttgaagcggtcgccgactaccgcctatggattttgcatgcatatttcggtgttgtcggatccaacaacgacttgaacgtgctctattcttcacatttcttcaatgatgtgttgaatggtgtagcaccggcgatcgacttcaccgtcaacggaaatgtataccacatgggttactatctcgccgatggtatctacccaaggtggttgactttcgtgaagacgctcagcaacctgcaagacccgagacgggttctttttgcgcagcgtcaagagttcgtgcggaaagacgtcgaaagagcctttggggtccttcaagcccgattcaacattgtgaagacaccgtctcggctgtggtaagTGAAAAATATCGCTGACATCacgtacacgtgtattatcttacacaacatgattatagccgacgaaggaccgagggcggctagcttttacaacgaggatgaagccggaagctcaagtgcgaggtctcccccatgcCGAGGTATGCATACGACGGTgagtgagaggatcgaaacaaggtaCACAATgtgcgatacccgaacccacgttgagctacaagaagacctaatcaaacacatgtgggcgaaatttgGCCACGAGTAatgagttttttaattttatgaatttaattatataatttttaatttttaggattttaattatgtaattttttttaagattttaattatgtaatttttaatttttaatgtattttgtaatattattccgggtatgtttaatgtattttaattttgtggaaatatttttatttaaattgaataatggaatggtgggacccttgtgctcgtccttgcggaagagcacgactgcgggtgttgtgctcttgcctaagagcaggcagaaaaagtgagGCCGGGCCCACAAAtatgctcgttggcaagagcacgggtgtggatgctctaataattaattcttttttttacagAAAATGAAACATCTAAAAATCAAAGTTGATATTTTTCCACACAACATATTGATTTTCTTTACTTTATTTGTTTTAGCAGTAGGCTACATTGTTTGAGCACTCGTGTGGGCTGAAAAGGGCACGACGACAAattaataaatacaaaaataatgaaGATAGAGATAAGAAAAATAATCAGCAAGCTAAATTTCTACAAAGAGAATAGCCAAGAACAAATTTAGGCTGAACAAATCTTGCTTTCCCCCAACATTAAAAAGGGGGacaaaattgttttttttttatgaaaaaaactTGTTATAACTCTccatattattttttctttacacCAATGTCCAAAAGTGGCATCTCACCACTTAATGACAGCAACACGGTGTGTGCGTTTATGTCACGTTCACTGTTCACCCACACGGGGCGAGAAATCTTAACTTGTCTaatattgtaaaataaaatgCGAGACATAATATATTACTGAATTATGAGGCGAATTAATTGCATAACAAGagtgaaaaattaattaatggaggGAGAGGAGAGGGGTCTTTCTTTTAAATCATGTCATGAAGGGTCGCCATACTTGAGAATTTTGAAGTCCATATCTTGAAGAAAACAATTGATAGAGATTTTGAGAAAGGGACAAGAGATCACATCTATGTATAGTCTTCTCA contains:
- the LOC121802947 gene encoding protein SOB FIVE-LIKE 5-like, giving the protein MNTSTSECSSGCESGWTTYLDHLSNSTNPYTHYTHQDYQGKGANYVHDHDQDHDQEADEDLSMVSDASSGPPHLHGPPPPQPERKQKSKTKEKKNKKLQQHSFCLDDTASSPFLLGNAVPPENQHHSFSTAQFEEERMPKTKMGFFKSSGSLQGRKRH